The proteins below come from a single Tenuifilum thalassicum genomic window:
- a CDS encoding hybrid sensor histidine kinase/response regulator, whose amino-acid sequence MQIEQLRNEVQNLKISNKDLQIKNDELMSVLSKAHLEIQRLESSVHHAKIKAEEADILKSNFLANMSHEIRTPMNGILGFVQLLKDENSPEKRERYIDIIYHNGMMLVNLIDDIIDLSKIDAGQLSINLADCNLDNLMFEVYTFFNEIKFKQEKEHINIRLLNLNDDERNILYTDAQRLRQVLVNLISNALKFTERGSIEFGYVINDENSNIEFFVRDTGIGIPKDKQEIIFDKFRQIEEGSTRKYGGTGIGLYITKHVIELLGGRIWFESEVGKGTTFHFTLPYHESKSVTDGSVIFKAKVPEYDWTGKTILIAEDIETNYKYLATILADTNATLLWAKNGKETIDLVLEGTKVDLILMDIQMPQIDGYQATTQIRHHFPSLPIIAQTAYALPHDNLKCFEVGCNDYISKPISPILLKKKINDQLNIRVKTL is encoded by the coding sequence ATGCAGATAGAACAGCTTAGGAACGAAGTTCAGAATTTAAAAATTAGTAATAAAGATCTTCAAATTAAAAATGATGAGCTGATGAGTGTACTATCAAAAGCGCACCTTGAAATTCAACGTTTAGAAAGTTCTGTTCATCATGCCAAAATAAAAGCAGAAGAGGCCGATATTTTAAAGTCTAACTTTTTGGCGAACATGAGCCATGAGATTAGAACACCAATGAATGGTATCTTAGGCTTTGTTCAGCTCTTAAAAGATGAAAATTCTCCTGAAAAGAGAGAAAGGTATATTGATATTATTTACCACAATGGAATGATGCTGGTAAATTTAATTGATGACATTATCGATCTCTCAAAAATTGATGCTGGGCAGCTGAGCATTAATCTAGCCGACTGCAATTTAGACAACTTAATGTTTGAAGTGTACACATTCTTTAATGAGATTAAGTTTAAACAGGAAAAAGAGCACATCAATATAAGGCTATTGAATCTTAACGACGATGAGCGAAATATCCTATATACGGATGCACAACGCTTAAGGCAAGTGCTTGTAAATCTTATAAGCAATGCCTTGAAATTTACAGAGAGGGGTAGTATTGAATTTGGATATGTTATTAATGATGAAAATAGCAATATTGAGTTCTTTGTAAGAGATACAGGAATAGGAATACCTAAGGATAAGCAAGAGATTATTTTTGATAAGTTTCGTCAGATTGAAGAGGGGTCAACACGTAAGTATGGCGGAACTGGAATAGGGCTTTATATCACAAAGCATGTAATTGAACTTTTAGGTGGCAGAATCTGGTTTGAATCAGAGGTAGGAAAAGGCACAACATTCCATTTTACCTTACCTTATCATGAATCTAAGAGTGTAACCGACGGATCGGTAATCTTCAAGGCAAAAGTTCCTGAATATGATTGGACTGGTAAGACCATTTTGATAGCCGAAGATATAGAAACAAACTATAAGTACCTGGCAACCATACTTGCCGATACTAACGCAACATTACTATGGGCAAAAAATGGAAAAGAAACAATCGATTTAGTTCTGGAAGGTACAAAAGTAGACCTTATACTTATGGATATTCAAATGCCTCAAATCGATGGTTATCAGGCTACTACACAAATAAGGCATCACTTTCCATCACTTCCAATAATTGCTCAAACAGCCTATGCTCTACCTCACGATAACTTGAAATGCTTTGAGGTAGGTTGTAACGATTACATATCAAAACCTATTAGTCCAATCCTACTAAAAAAGAAGATAAATGATCAGTTAAACATACGGGTTAAAACGCTTTAA
- the kdsA gene encoding 3-deoxy-8-phosphooctulonate synthase encodes MSNLANITGIKHLETNNFFLMAGPCVVESESNVLRIAETVAKITDKFKIPYIFKASYRKANRSRIDSFSGIGDEKALKILGEVKKKFGLPIVTDIHSAPEAEMAAEYVDVLQIPAFLCRQTDLLVAAAKTGKFVNIKKGQFVSPDSMRFAAQKVVDSGNNNVILTDRGTMFGYHDLIVDFRAIPIMKSFGFPVVVDVTHSLQQPNQTSGVTGGRPEMIETIARAAIATGVDGLFMETHFNPAEALSDGANMLNLNHLEGLLERLVKIREVVKAF; translated from the coding sequence ATGAGTAATTTAGCAAATATCACTGGCATTAAACATTTAGAAACAAACAATTTCTTTTTAATGGCCGGACCTTGTGTGGTAGAAAGTGAAAGCAATGTGCTTAGGATTGCAGAAACGGTGGCAAAAATAACTGATAAGTTTAAAATACCTTACATATTTAAAGCCTCTTATAGAAAGGCAAATCGGTCAAGAATTGATTCATTCTCAGGAATTGGTGATGAGAAGGCACTTAAAATTCTTGGAGAAGTAAAAAAGAAATTCGGATTGCCAATTGTAACCGATATACATAGCGCGCCAGAAGCCGAAATGGCTGCTGAATATGTTGATGTACTCCAAATCCCCGCATTCCTTTGTCGCCAAACCGATTTGCTTGTAGCTGCTGCTAAAACTGGCAAATTTGTCAACATAAAAAAAGGGCAATTCGTTTCGCCCGATTCCATGCGATTTGCTGCTCAAAAGGTTGTTGATTCTGGAAATAACAATGTAATACTCACCGACAGGGGTACCATGTTTGGGTATCACGATCTTATAGTTGATTTTCGTGCTATCCCCATAATGAAATCATTTGGCTTCCCGGTAGTTGTTGATGTAACTCATTCATTACAGCAACCCAATCAAACATCTGGAGTTACTGGAGGCAGACCCGAGATGATTGAAACCATAGCACGCGCTGCGATAGCAACTGGCGTCGACGGACTTTTTATGGAGACACATTTTAACCCTGCAGAAGCTCTTTCCGATGGTGCAAATATGCTAAATTTAAATCACTTGGAAGGATTACTTGAACGACTAGTGAAGATAAGAGAGGTAGTTAAAGCGTTTTAA